In Oryza sativa Japonica Group chromosome 2, ASM3414082v1, the following are encoded in one genomic region:
- the LOC4330719 gene encoding probable hexosyltransferase MUCI70 isoform X2 encodes MPERRLPISTPAAAGPRRHPRRQRRHCRLLVLPAFALALVSLAYLSFSSHPNLPFHAKHHDMASIKDVKERMDQRQTLDAKVKANLSMTKVESEPFKRRKKSRKHYVPCQIEFLPSVDDLVEPGIYNNFTGFSLNYISKENVSSSNGIFEPLFGGHQSLQEREETYYARNQTLHCGFVQGPEDYPNTGFDLDENDKIYMASCRVVVSSCIFGSSDYLRRPTKSKIGPYSKKNVCFVMFLDELTLGTLSSEGTGPDETGFIGLWRIVVVEKLPYKDMRRAGKVPKFLAHRLFPFAMYSIWLDSKLRLNADPMLIVEYFLWRNKAEYAISVHYDRTCVSEEVLQNKRLNKYNHTAIDEQFYFYQSDGLVKFNESGREPVLPSYVPEGSFIVRAHTPMSNLFSCLWFNEVNRFTSRDQLSFAYTYLKLRRMNTGKPFHLNMFKGNAFIWVLLLLLKPLLLLPLVVHRSLLVGHCSGVLHLFSMSYPKLLVLHCQLAGASWALFFRVIFVGALWI; translated from the exons ATGCCGGAGCGCCGCCTACCAATATCcactccggcggcggccggacccCGCCGTCACCCCCGACGGCAGCGGCGTCACTGCCGCCTACTCGTCCTCCCGGCCTTCGCCCTCGCGCTTGTCTCCCTCGCCTACCTCTCCTTCTCTTCCCACCCCAATCTCCCCTTCCATG CAAAACATCATGATATGGCTAGTATAAAGGATGTTAAGGAGAGAATGGATCAAAGACAAACTCTCGATGCTAAGGTTAAGGCAAATTTGTCTAT GACTAAAGTTGAGTCGGAACCCTTCAAAAGACGAAAGAAATCTCGCAAGCATT ATGTACCATGtcaaattgagtttttgccatcagtTGATGATCTAGTGGAGCCTGGTATCTACAACAACTTTACAGGGTTTTCTTTGAACTATATCTCGAAGGAGAATGTATCATCTAGTAATGGTATTTTTGAACCATTGTTTGGTGGACACCAGAGCCTTCAGGAACGAGAAGAGACATACTACGCAAGAAACCAAACCCTCCACTGTGGTTTTGTGCAAGGACCAGAGGATTACCCTAATACTGGATTTGATCTGGATGAAAATGACAAGATTTATATGGCTTCCTGCCGTGTTGTTGTTTCATCATGCATTTTTGGAAGCTCTGATTACTTAAGGAGACCAACTAAGAGcaag ATTGGTCCATACTCTAAGAAGAATGTATGCTTCGTCATGTTCCTGGATGAGCTAACACTGGGAACTCTGTCCTCTGAAGGAACTGGCCCTGATGAAACTGGATTCATTGGCCTGTGGAGAATTGTTGTAGTTGAAAAATTACCGTACAAAGATATGCGGAGAGCAGGAAAGGTGCCAAAATTTCTGGCTCACAGACTCTTCCCCTTTGCAAT GTACTCTATTTGGTTGGATAGTAAACTGCGCCTTAATGCTGATCCAATGCTTATCGTTGAGTATTTCTTATGGAGAAATAAAGCAGAATATGCCATTTCAGTGCACTATGATCGTACTTGTGTCTCGGAGGAAGTGCTTCAAAACAAGCGACTGAACAAGTACAACCACACTGCTATTGATGAGCAATTTTACTTTTACCAATCTGATGGTCTTGTGAAGTTCAATGAATCTGGCAGAGAGCCTGTTCTTCCAAGTT ATGTGCCTGAAGGATCTTTCATTGTACGTGCCCATACACCAATGTCTAATCTGTTTTCATGCCTTTGGTTTAATGAGGTTAACCGGTTCACCTCACGAGATCAGTTGAGTTTTGCATATACTTACCTGAAGCTAAGGAGAATGAACACTGGAAAACCTTTTCACCTCAATATGTTTAAG GGAAATGCCTTCATTTGGGTGTTACTTCTGCTACTCAAGCCGCTGCTGCTACTACCACTAGTAGTGCATCGCTCTCTACTAGTAGGGCATTGCTCAGGAGTTCTTCATTTGTTCAGTATGTCCTATCCCAAGCTGCTGGTCCTTCATTGCCAG CTTGCAGGGGCATCGTGGGCTCTCTTCTTTAGAGTCATATTTGTGGGGGCTTTATGGATTTGA
- the LOC4330719 gene encoding probable hexosyltransferase MUCI70 isoform X3, translated as MPERRLPISTPAAAGPRRHPRRQRRHCRLLVLPAFALALVSLAYLSFSSHPNLPFHAKHHDMASIKDVKERMDQRQTLDAKVKANLSMTKVESEPFKRRKKSRKHYVPCQIEFLPSVDDLVEPGIYNNFTGFSLNYISKENVSSSNGIFEPLFGGHQSLQEREETYYARNQTLHCGFVQGPEDYPNTGFDLDENDKIYMASCRVVVSSCIFGSSDYLRRPTKSKIGPYSKKNVCFVMFLDELTLGTLSSEGTGPDETGFIGLWRIVVVEKLPYKDMRRAGKVPKFLAHRLFPFAMYSIWLDSKLRLNADPMLIVEYFLWRNKAEYAISVHYDRTCVSEEVLQNKRLNKYNHTAIDEQFYFYQSDGLVKFNESGREPVLPSYVPEGSFIVRAHTPMSNLFSCLWFNEVNRFTSRDQLSFAYTYLKLRRMNTGKPFHLNMFKDCERRAITKLFHHRANETADPPPANP; from the exons ATGCCGGAGCGCCGCCTACCAATATCcactccggcggcggccggacccCGCCGTCACCCCCGACGGCAGCGGCGTCACTGCCGCCTACTCGTCCTCCCGGCCTTCGCCCTCGCGCTTGTCTCCCTCGCCTACCTCTCCTTCTCTTCCCACCCCAATCTCCCCTTCCATG CAAAACATCATGATATGGCTAGTATAAAGGATGTTAAGGAGAGAATGGATCAAAGACAAACTCTCGATGCTAAGGTTAAGGCAAATTTGTCTAT GACTAAAGTTGAGTCGGAACCCTTCAAAAGACGAAAGAAATCTCGCAAGCATT ATGTACCATGtcaaattgagtttttgccatcagtTGATGATCTAGTGGAGCCTGGTATCTACAACAACTTTACAGGGTTTTCTTTGAACTATATCTCGAAGGAGAATGTATCATCTAGTAATGGTATTTTTGAACCATTGTTTGGTGGACACCAGAGCCTTCAGGAACGAGAAGAGACATACTACGCAAGAAACCAAACCCTCCACTGTGGTTTTGTGCAAGGACCAGAGGATTACCCTAATACTGGATTTGATCTGGATGAAAATGACAAGATTTATATGGCTTCCTGCCGTGTTGTTGTTTCATCATGCATTTTTGGAAGCTCTGATTACTTAAGGAGACCAACTAAGAGcaag ATTGGTCCATACTCTAAGAAGAATGTATGCTTCGTCATGTTCCTGGATGAGCTAACACTGGGAACTCTGTCCTCTGAAGGAACTGGCCCTGATGAAACTGGATTCATTGGCCTGTGGAGAATTGTTGTAGTTGAAAAATTACCGTACAAAGATATGCGGAGAGCAGGAAAGGTGCCAAAATTTCTGGCTCACAGACTCTTCCCCTTTGCAAT GTACTCTATTTGGTTGGATAGTAAACTGCGCCTTAATGCTGATCCAATGCTTATCGTTGAGTATTTCTTATGGAGAAATAAAGCAGAATATGCCATTTCAGTGCACTATGATCGTACTTGTGTCTCGGAGGAAGTGCTTCAAAACAAGCGACTGAACAAGTACAACCACACTGCTATTGATGAGCAATTTTACTTTTACCAATCTGATGGTCTTGTGAAGTTCAATGAATCTGGCAGAGAGCCTGTTCTTCCAAGTT ATGTGCCTGAAGGATCTTTCATTGTACGTGCCCATACACCAATGTCTAATCTGTTTTCATGCCTTTGGTTTAATGAGGTTAACCGGTTCACCTCACGAGATCAGTTGAGTTTTGCATATACTTACCTGAAGCTAAGGAGAATGAACACTGGAAAACCTTTTCACCTCAATATGTTTAAG GATTGTGAACGAAGAGCGATAACTAAACTGTTCCATCACCGAGCTAACGAGACTGCAGATCCACCTCCAGCTAATCCTTGA
- the LOC4330719 gene encoding probable hexosyltransferase MUCI70 isoform X1: MPERRLPISTPAAAGPRRHPRRQRRHCRLLVLPAFALALVSLAYLSFSSHPNLPFHAKHHDMASIKDVKERMDQRQTLDAKVKANLSMTKVESEPFKRRKKSRKHYVPCQIEFLPSVDDLVEPGIYNNFTGFSLNYISKENVSSSNGIFEPLFGGHQSLQEREETYYARNQTLHCGFVQGPEDYPNTGFDLDENDKIYMASCRVVVSSCIFGSSDYLRRPTKSKIGPYSKKNVCFVMFLDELTLGTLSSEGTGPDETGFIGLWRIVVVEKLPYKDMRRAGKVPKFLAHRLFPFAMYSIWLDSKLRLNADPMLIVEYFLWRNKAEYAISVHYDRTCVSEEVLQNKRLNKYNHTAIDEQFYFYQSDGLVKFNESGREPVLPSYVPEGSFIVRAHTPMSNLFSCLWFNEVNRFTSRDQLSFAYTYLKLRRMNTGKPFHLNMFKGNAFIWVLLLLLKPLLLLPLVVHRSLLVGHCSGVLHLFSMSYPKLLVLHCQVKGVFLIRVPYCWPDWFTQSTTSAHAEHVGFFFLV; this comes from the exons ATGCCGGAGCGCCGCCTACCAATATCcactccggcggcggccggacccCGCCGTCACCCCCGACGGCAGCGGCGTCACTGCCGCCTACTCGTCCTCCCGGCCTTCGCCCTCGCGCTTGTCTCCCTCGCCTACCTCTCCTTCTCTTCCCACCCCAATCTCCCCTTCCATG CAAAACATCATGATATGGCTAGTATAAAGGATGTTAAGGAGAGAATGGATCAAAGACAAACTCTCGATGCTAAGGTTAAGGCAAATTTGTCTAT GACTAAAGTTGAGTCGGAACCCTTCAAAAGACGAAAGAAATCTCGCAAGCATT ATGTACCATGtcaaattgagtttttgccatcagtTGATGATCTAGTGGAGCCTGGTATCTACAACAACTTTACAGGGTTTTCTTTGAACTATATCTCGAAGGAGAATGTATCATCTAGTAATGGTATTTTTGAACCATTGTTTGGTGGACACCAGAGCCTTCAGGAACGAGAAGAGACATACTACGCAAGAAACCAAACCCTCCACTGTGGTTTTGTGCAAGGACCAGAGGATTACCCTAATACTGGATTTGATCTGGATGAAAATGACAAGATTTATATGGCTTCCTGCCGTGTTGTTGTTTCATCATGCATTTTTGGAAGCTCTGATTACTTAAGGAGACCAACTAAGAGcaag ATTGGTCCATACTCTAAGAAGAATGTATGCTTCGTCATGTTCCTGGATGAGCTAACACTGGGAACTCTGTCCTCTGAAGGAACTGGCCCTGATGAAACTGGATTCATTGGCCTGTGGAGAATTGTTGTAGTTGAAAAATTACCGTACAAAGATATGCGGAGAGCAGGAAAGGTGCCAAAATTTCTGGCTCACAGACTCTTCCCCTTTGCAAT GTACTCTATTTGGTTGGATAGTAAACTGCGCCTTAATGCTGATCCAATGCTTATCGTTGAGTATTTCTTATGGAGAAATAAAGCAGAATATGCCATTTCAGTGCACTATGATCGTACTTGTGTCTCGGAGGAAGTGCTTCAAAACAAGCGACTGAACAAGTACAACCACACTGCTATTGATGAGCAATTTTACTTTTACCAATCTGATGGTCTTGTGAAGTTCAATGAATCTGGCAGAGAGCCTGTTCTTCCAAGTT ATGTGCCTGAAGGATCTTTCATTGTACGTGCCCATACACCAATGTCTAATCTGTTTTCATGCCTTTGGTTTAATGAGGTTAACCGGTTCACCTCACGAGATCAGTTGAGTTTTGCATATACTTACCTGAAGCTAAGGAGAATGAACACTGGAAAACCTTTTCACCTCAATATGTTTAAG GGAAATGCCTTCATTTGGGTGTTACTTCTGCTACTCAAGCCGCTGCTGCTACTACCACTAGTAGTGCATCGCTCTCTACTAGTAGGGCATTGCTCAGGAGTTCTTCATTTGTTCAGTATGTCCTATCCCAAGCTGCTGGTCCTTCATTGCCAGGTGAAGGGAGTATTCTTGATCAGGGTTCCCTACTGCTGGCCAGACTGGTTTACCCAATCTACCACTTCAGCTCACGCAGAGCATGTCGGCTTCTTCTTTCTCGTTTAG